The Spirosoma radiotolerans genome has a window encoding:
- a CDS encoding sensor histidine kinase: MKARIRIDISVIIAGFLLLIGLFLLVYQQVRQEEDNQWVVHTYQVIDRLKAVEALLVDAETGARGYAATQDSVFLEPYRQARPRIDSNLEALPKLVADNPAQQRRARQLNKLAKAKVAIVDQLIRNTPSPESNSLLKQGKQRMDAVRRHVTAMIAVEQALLKTRQQRVQAVNQYTMVLIGLLLLLALLAFRQAYGIIRKELTGRLQAQVAARQSAELLQTIIHNVPTGLVLYEAVRDPAGEVIDFIYALSNPVNDQVAGRQAGELLQVSLLTHSPVTRTNGVFDDLVQVVDSGQPLSRIRRFQSDRVQGWFDSRYVKQGDGVLVSFLDVTALKEAELTQQQQAQALQSANEELQRSNASLQSFAFIASHDLQEPLRKIESFGNLLVGQYANELDEKAADYLRRMQAAARRMSHLIRDLLNYSRLSSAPTVFAPVSMSLLVEEILDDLETTISRSGAQITVGELPILPGDATQLRQLMQNLVSNAIKFSQKPAGMAQVAINSRHVAGADIPALVPLSTESVYWEIRVSDNGIGFDEQYLDQIFEVFQRLHTKQQFSGSGIGLAICKRVVENHGGWITADSQLGQGATFRVYLPAA, from the coding sequence TTGAAGGCTAGAATTCGGATTGACATCAGCGTGATTATCGCTGGTTTTTTACTCCTTATTGGCTTATTTCTTCTTGTTTATCAACAAGTTCGACAAGAAGAAGATAACCAATGGGTAGTTCATACCTATCAAGTTATTGACCGCTTAAAAGCCGTTGAAGCTTTGCTGGTCGATGCCGAGACGGGCGCCCGGGGCTACGCGGCTACCCAGGATAGCGTGTTTCTTGAACCCTACCGACAAGCGCGGCCCCGTATCGATAGTAACTTAGAGGCCCTGCCCAAACTAGTGGCTGACAACCCGGCTCAGCAACGGCGGGCCAGGCAATTAAATAAGCTGGCGAAGGCCAAAGTTGCCATCGTGGATCAGCTTATCCGAAATACCCCCTCTCCCGAATCGAACTCCCTATTGAAGCAGGGGAAACAGCGCATGGATGCCGTGCGCCGTCACGTGACAGCCATGATTGCTGTTGAGCAGGCATTACTCAAGACTCGCCAGCAGCGGGTTCAAGCCGTCAACCAATACACGATGGTGTTAATCGGCCTGCTTCTGCTACTGGCTTTGCTCGCTTTCCGACAAGCCTATGGCATCATTCGGAAGGAGCTTACCGGTCGGTTACAGGCTCAGGTAGCAGCCCGTCAGAGCGCCGAGTTACTCCAGACTATCATCCATAACGTGCCGACCGGCCTAGTCCTTTATGAGGCCGTCCGGGACCCAGCCGGCGAGGTTATCGACTTCATCTATGCGTTATCGAACCCGGTCAATGATCAGGTGGCGGGCCGCCAGGCGGGAGAATTACTACAGGTTTCGCTGTTGACCCATTCACCAGTCACCCGTACCAATGGGGTATTTGACGATCTGGTTCAAGTAGTAGACAGCGGTCAGCCCCTGTCCCGCATCCGGCGCTTTCAATCGGATCGGGTTCAGGGTTGGTTTGATAGCCGTTATGTCAAACAGGGGGATGGGGTGCTGGTAAGCTTCCTGGATGTAACGGCGCTTAAAGAAGCCGAGTTAACCCAGCAGCAGCAGGCCCAGGCTCTCCAAAGCGCCAATGAGGAACTACAGCGCTCCAATGCCAGCCTGCAATCGTTTGCCTTTATTGCCAGTCATGATTTACAGGAACCGCTGCGTAAAATTGAGTCTTTTGGCAATTTGCTGGTGGGGCAGTACGCTAATGAATTGGATGAGAAGGCGGCCGACTACCTGCGACGCATGCAGGCGGCTGCCAGGCGAATGTCCCACTTGATTCGAGACCTGCTCAACTACTCGCGGCTAAGCAGCGCTCCAACGGTGTTTGCGCCTGTCTCGATGTCCTTGCTGGTAGAAGAGATTCTGGACGATCTGGAGACAACCATTAGCCGATCTGGAGCCCAGATCACCGTTGGTGAGTTACCGATCCTGCCGGGTGATGCGACCCAGTTGCGGCAGTTAATGCAAAACCTAGTCAGCAACGCTATCAAGTTTAGTCAGAAGCCAGCAGGAATGGCGCAGGTAGCCATCAACAGTCGGCATGTTGCGGGAGCCGATATACCTGCTTTAGTTCCATTGAGCACCGAGAGCGTCTATTGGGAGATTCGAGTGTCCGATAACGGCATTGGCTTCGATGAGCAGTACCTCGACCAAATCTTTGAGGTGTTCCAGCGGTTGCACACCAAACAGCAGTTTTCCGGATCAGGCATCGGACTGGCCATCTGCAAGCGGGTCGTGGAGAACCACGGCGGCTGGATTACCGCTGACAGCCAACTGGGCCAGGGCGCTACGTTTCGGGTCTATCTACCGGCGGCTTAG
- a CDS encoding response regulator: MDTYRIVLSDDDEDDCYFLTTIFKDLYGDRVEISCSKNLQECQRLLAESEQPHLVVLDYFLPPANALDLLGWMSTQPHLQSVPTVLWSSLITAEELSASFQAGMVDFIPKQSDYKAMKEVIRSLMDKWVVAV, encoded by the coding sequence ATGGATACTTATCGGATAGTACTGAGTGACGATGATGAAGATGATTGTTATTTCCTGACGACCATCTTTAAGGATTTATATGGGGATCGAGTGGAGATCAGCTGTTCTAAAAATTTGCAGGAATGCCAACGCTTGCTCGCCGAGTCGGAGCAACCCCATTTGGTAGTGCTGGATTATTTTCTGCCACCAGCTAACGCGCTGGACCTATTGGGCTGGATGTCTACTCAGCCTCACCTGCAGTCGGTGCCAACCGTACTATGGTCGTCCCTAATCACTGCTGAAGAACTATCGGCCAGTTTTCAGGCTGGTATGGTCGATTTTATTCCAAAGCAATCTGATTATAAGGCCATGAAGGAAGTTATCCGATCGTTAATGGATAAGTGGGTAGTAGCCGTCTAA